From the Chloroflexia bacterium SDU3-3 genome, one window contains:
- a CDS encoding ABC transporter permease subunit has translation MTILAGATQEPAALAAPARRRAWARPSLLPWALPLALVALWQALSALGLISARVLPAPLDVLRAALALMEGGQLLRDIGISTQRALLGFALGGGLGFALGLINAVSPLSERLLDSSVQMLRNIPHLALLPLVILWFGVSEQARLFLVALGVFFPLYANTFHGIRTVDHGLIEMGQVYGLSRWALFWHILLPGAMPSILVGVRYGLGVMWLTLIVAETLAANSGIGYITMNAREFMQSDVVVMGIVLYALLGKLADSLARLLERWLLAWHPRYGRA, from the coding sequence ATGACCATTCTTGCAGGAGCGACACAGGAGCCAGCCGCCCTCGCCGCGCCCGCCCGCCGCCGGGCCTGGGCGCGGCCCAGCCTGCTGCCCTGGGCGCTGCCCCTGGCGCTGGTGGCGCTGTGGCAGGCGCTCTCGGCGCTGGGCCTGATCAGCGCGCGGGTGCTGCCCGCGCCGCTGGATGTGCTGCGCGCCGCCCTGGCGCTGATGGAGGGCGGCCAGCTGCTGCGCGACATCGGCATCAGCACCCAGCGGGCGCTGCTGGGCTTTGCGCTGGGCGGCGGCCTGGGTTTCGCGCTGGGCCTGATCAACGCGGTCAGCCCGCTGAGCGAGCGTCTGCTCGACAGCTCGGTGCAGATGCTGCGCAACATCCCGCACCTAGCGCTGCTGCCGCTGGTGATCCTCTGGTTTGGCGTGAGCGAGCAGGCCCGCCTGTTCCTGGTGGCGCTGGGCGTGTTCTTCCCGCTCTACGCCAACACCTTCCACGGCATCCGCACGGTGGACCACGGCCTGATCGAGATGGGTCAGGTCTACGGCCTCTCGCGCTGGGCGCTGTTCTGGCACATCCTGCTGCCGGGCGCGATGCCCTCCATCCTGGTGGGCGTGCGCTACGGCCTGGGCGTGATGTGGCTGACGCTGATCGTGGCCGAGACTCTGGCCGCCAACAGCGGCATCGGCTACATCACCATGAACGCCCGCGAGTTCATGCAGAGCGATGTGGTGGTGATGGGGATCGTGCTCTACGCCCTGCTGGGCAAGCTGGCCGACTCGCTGGCCCGCCTGCTAGAGCGCTGGCTGCTGGCATGGCACCCGCGCTATGGCCGGGCCTAG
- a CDS encoding helix-turn-helix domain-containing protein, with the protein MTQRRIFLTEGQRQELQRLRDSAAKAYLRERAMAILLVADGKPAATVARSGLVRYRKADTVYDWLNRYSTEGIDGLQIREGRGRRPRAHAVGE; encoded by the coding sequence ATGACCCAGCGACGGATTTTTCTCACCGAGGGCCAGCGCCAGGAACTTCAGCGGCTGCGCGACAGCGCCGCCAAGGCCTATCTACGCGAGCGGGCAATGGCCATTCTGCTCGTCGCCGATGGCAAGCCAGCCGCCACCGTGGCCCGATCCGGGCTGGTGCGCTATCGCAAGGCCGACACCGTGTACGACTGGCTCAACCGCTACAGCACCGAGGGCATCGATGGCCTGCAGATCCGCGAAGGCCGGGGCCGCCGCCCGCGCGCGCACGCCGTAGGTGAGTAA
- a CDS encoding NAD-dependent deacylase, whose translation MDQQSEQAAALIQRSERIVALTGAGISVPSGIPDFRSSSGLWASENPMLVASVEGFARDPRQFYRWIGPLLDQVLLAKPNPAHYAFAELEWRGQLRAIITQNIDGLHQKAGSHEVFELHGHLRSATCVACGQRVPSEPLIPQVRQGEVPRCSCGGAFKPDLVLFGDSLPMGLYWLAIEALHQCDLLIVAGTSLEVAPVSEMPLEALRRGAKVIQINKSPTYLDASATITLAGDVAEILPRLVRRAGAIG comes from the coding sequence ATGGATCAGCAGAGCGAGCAAGCAGCGGCGCTTATTCAGCGCTCGGAGCGGATCGTGGCGCTCACGGGGGCGGGCATCAGCGTGCCCTCGGGCATCCCCGACTTCCGCAGCAGCTCGGGGCTATGGGCTAGCGAGAACCCCATGCTGGTGGCCTCGGTCGAGGGCTTCGCCCGCGACCCGCGCCAGTTCTACCGTTGGATCGGCCCGCTGCTCGACCAAGTGCTGCTGGCCAAGCCCAACCCGGCCCACTACGCCTTTGCCGAGCTTGAGTGGCGCGGCCAGCTGCGCGCCATCATCACGCAGAACATCGACGGGCTGCACCAGAAGGCAGGCTCGCACGAGGTCTTCGAGCTGCACGGCCACCTGCGCAGCGCCACCTGCGTGGCCTGCGGCCAGCGCGTGCCCAGCGAGCCGCTCATCCCCCAGGTGCGCCAGGGCGAGGTGCCGCGCTGCAGCTGCGGTGGGGCCTTCAAGCCCGACCTCGTGCTGTTCGGCGACTCGCTGCCCATGGGCCTCTACTGGCTGGCCATCGAGGCGCTGCACCAGTGCGACCTGCTGATCGTGGCGGGCACCTCGCTGGAGGTGGCACCGGTGAGCGAGATGCCGCTGGAGGCGCTGCGGCGCGGCGCCAAGGTCATCCAGATCAATAAATCACCTACCTACCTCGACGCAAGCGCCACCATCACGCTGGCGGGCGACGTGGCCGAGATCTTGCCCCGGCTGGTGCGCCGCGCGGGGGCGATAGGCTAG
- the lipB gene encoding lipoyl(octanoyl) transferase LipB — translation MEIHTEKAAIALLRLGQMPYNAAWAMQRELAQRRSAGLVGDTLLLLGHPHTYTLGRATKEGHFLVPPALLAAQGAEVIESDRGGDVTYHGPGQIVGYPILKLSRHGGDVARYLRMLEDVIIVTLARYGLPGQRIGGLTGVWVGQEKICAIGVKLSSSGVTQHGFALNLSTDLSYFQKIVPCGIEGKGVTSIERLLGAAHAPSRAELEQAVVASFAQVFAVEIAEAAPPPDLADYTSQPLPITR, via the coding sequence ATGGAGATACACACCGAGAAAGCGGCGATCGCGCTGCTGCGGCTGGGCCAGATGCCCTACAACGCCGCGTGGGCCATGCAGCGCGAGCTGGCGCAGCGGCGATCGGCGGGGCTGGTGGGCGACACGCTGCTGCTGCTGGGCCACCCGCACACCTACACACTGGGGCGCGCCACCAAGGAGGGCCACTTCCTGGTGCCGCCCGCGCTGCTGGCGGCCCAGGGGGCCGAGGTGATCGAGAGCGATCGCGGGGGAGATGTGACCTACCACGGGCCAGGGCAGATCGTGGGCTACCCCATCCTCAAGCTCTCGCGCCACGGCGGGGATGTGGCGCGCTACCTGCGCATGCTCGAAGACGTGATCATCGTGACGCTGGCGCGCTACGGCCTGCCGGGCCAGCGGATCGGCGGGCTGACCGGCGTGTGGGTGGGGCAGGAGAAGATCTGCGCCATCGGGGTCAAGCTCAGCTCCAGCGGCGTCACCCAGCATGGCTTCGCGCTGAACCTGAGCACCGACCTGAGCTACTTTCAGAAGATCGTGCCGTGCGGCATCGAGGGCAAGGGCGTCACCTCGATCGAGCGGCTGCTGGGCGCGGCGCACGCCCCATCCCGCGCCGAGCTAGAGCAGGCGGTGGTGGCCAGCTTCGCCCAGGTGTTCGCGGTGGAGATCGCCGAGGCCGCGCCGCCGCCCGACCTTGCCGACTACACGTCCCAGCCGCTGCCGATCACGCGCTGA
- a CDS encoding DNA starvation/stationary phase protection protein: MIRRTVMTATAKQKKQSAINIGLNDKERAASADVLNRVLSDQHVLYIKTRNYHWNVTGPQFYSLHQLLEAQYTQLEQAIDEVAERVRALGYTAFGSMREFLDCATLKEDAGGRIGAMQMVANLTADHEAVIRNLREFVDKTEEEIHDMGTSDFLTGLMEAHEKMAWMLRAFLEDSDEA; the protein is encoded by the coding sequence ATGATCAGGAGGACCGTGATGACTGCGACAGCTAAGCAGAAAAAGCAGAGTGCGATCAATATTGGCCTGAACGACAAAGAGCGCGCCGCCTCGGCGGATGTGCTGAACCGCGTGCTCTCCGATCAGCACGTGCTGTATATCAAGACCCGCAACTACCACTGGAACGTGACCGGCCCGCAGTTCTACTCGCTGCACCAGCTGCTGGAGGCCCAGTACACCCAGCTTGAGCAGGCTATCGACGAGGTGGCCGAGCGCGTGCGCGCCCTGGGCTACACCGCCTTCGGCAGCATGCGCGAGTTTTTGGACTGCGCCACGCTGAAGGAAGATGCGGGCGGGCGGATCGGGGCCATGCAGATGGTGGCCAACCTCACCGCCGATCACGAGGCGGTCATCCGCAACCTGCGCGAGTTCGTGGACAAGACCGAGGAGGAGATCCACGATATGGGCACCAGCGATTTCCTCACTGGCCTGATGGAGGCCCACGAGAAGATGGCCTGGATGCTGCGCGCCTTCCTTGAGGACAGCGACGAGGCCTAG
- a CDS encoding methyltransferase domain-containing protein, producing the protein MTTTFDTEPGGGLAREQLPPYTEMQHAYHRSRQPELRQIVGALPLGPGSHVLDVASGDGCLSMLLAERAARVVSVDLSPALLAEAQGRAARAPHGQRVSFQLAEAGRLAFPDGAFDLAWCAQSMFSLPDPLAAVREMLRVVHPGGHVAVLENDSLHHMVLPWPAELELAVRAAQHAALASRSPSQATAKFYIGRDLGGLLAQAGAVDVRVLPFAVQRRAPLAADEERYLATHLAELGALIAPHLAPEATRAFDMLTRPSSPLFMLRQPSFQITHIELLAVGLRAG; encoded by the coding sequence ATGACCACCACCTTTGACACCGAGCCGGGCGGCGGGCTCGCGCGCGAGCAGCTGCCGCCCTACACCGAGATGCAGCACGCCTACCACCGCTCGCGCCAGCCCGAGCTGCGGCAGATCGTGGGGGCGCTGCCGCTGGGGCCGGGCAGCCACGTGCTCGACGTGGCCTCGGGCGACGGCTGCCTGAGCATGCTGCTGGCCGAGCGCGCCGCCCGCGTGGTGAGCGTCGATCTCTCCCCCGCGCTGCTGGCCGAGGCCCAGGGCCGCGCCGCGCGCGCGCCGCATGGCCAGCGCGTCAGCTTCCAGCTGGCCGAGGCGGGCAGGCTGGCCTTCCCCGACGGCGCGTTCGACCTAGCCTGGTGCGCGCAGAGTATGTTCAGCCTGCCCGACCCGCTGGCCGCCGTGCGCGAGATGCTGCGGGTGGTGCATCCGGGCGGCCACGTGGCCGTGCTTGAGAACGACAGCCTGCACCACATGGTGCTGCCCTGGCCCGCCGAGCTAGAGCTGGCGGTGCGGGCGGCGCAGCACGCGGCCCTGGCGAGCCGCAGCCCTAGCCAGGCCACGGCCAAGTTCTACATCGGGCGCGACCTGGGCGGGCTGCTGGCCCAGGCGGGCGCGGTGGATGTGCGTGTGCTGCCCTTCGCGGTGCAGCGCCGCGCCCCGCTGGCCGCCGACGAGGAGCGCTACCTCGCCACACACCTCGCCGAGCTCGGCGCGCTGATCGCCCCCCACCTCGCCCCTGAGGCCACGCGCGCCTTCGACATGCTCACCCGCCCCAGCTCCCCGCTGTTCATGCTGCGCCAGCCCAGCTTCCAGATCACGCATATCGAATTGTTGGCCGTGGGGCTGCGCGCAGGCTAG
- a CDS encoding peptide chain release factor 2 (programmed frameshift), producing the protein MTNENLYTELEALRLRDASVRGRLDLAAKQEEIAQLEERTADPGLWSNPQEAQRLMRQLSQLKADVARWDAIGGQIEGLGELLELADAEGDEDLLGEIARELQAAVKTMDELEISVLLSAPYDDRDAFLSIKAGMGGTDAQDWAEMMERMYIRWAERREYKVNVLERSEGDEAGIKSVTLEIRGPYAYGNAKAEAGVHRLIRLSPFNSGNTRQTSFAGVEIMPEVDDAPEVTIKPEDLRIDVYRSGGHGGQGVNTTDSAVRITYRPGTPEQIVVTCQNERSQIQNKETAMKVLRGRLLERELQRQREERAKLKGEYRQADFGSQMRTYYLHPYTLVKDHRTDQETSDVQAVLDGALEPFIESYLRWNVGRDA; encoded by the exons TTGACAAACGAGAACCTATACACCGAACTGGAGGCCCTGCGGCTGCGCGATGCCAGCGTCCGCGGGCGGCTT GACCTCGCTGCGAAGCAGGAGGAGATAGCCCAGCTAGAGGAGCGCACCGCCGACCCAGGGCTGTGGTCCAACCCGCAGGAGGCCCAGCGGCTGATGCGCCAGCTGAGCCAGCTGAAGGCCGATGTGGCCCGCTGGGATGCGATCGGCGGCCAGATCGAGGGACTGGGCGAGCTGCTGGAGCTGGCCGACGCCGAGGGCGACGAGGATCTGCTGGGCGAGATCGCCCGCGAGCTGCAGGCCGCCGTCAAGACCATGGACGAGCTGGAGATCTCGGTGCTGCTGAGCGCCCCCTACGACGACCGCGACGCCTTCCTTTCAATCAAGGCGGGGATGGGTGGCACCGATGCGCAGGACTGGGCCGAGATGATGGAGCGTATGTACATCCGCTGGGCCGAGCGCCGCGAGTACAAGGTGAATGTGCTTGAGCGCAGCGAGGGCGACGAGGCGGGCATCAAGAGCGTGACGCTGGAGATCCGCGGCCCCTACGCCTACGGCAACGCCAAGGCCGAGGCGGGCGTGCACCGGCTCATACGGCTTTCGCCGTTCAACTCGGGCAATACGCGGCAGACCTCGTTCGCGGGCGTGGAGATCATGCCCGAGGTCGATGATGCGCCCGAGGTCACGATCAAGCCCGAGGATCTGCGGATCGACGTGTACCGCTCGGGCGGGCACGGCGGGCAGGGCGTCAACACCACCGACTCGGCGGTGCGCATCACCTACCGCCCTGGCACGCCCGAGCAGATCGTGGTGACGTGCCAGAACGAGCGCTCGCAGATCCAGAACAAAGAGACGGCCATGAAAGTGCTGCGCGGGCGGCTGCTGGAGCGCGAGCTGCAGCGCCAGCGCGAGGAGCGCGCCAAGCTGAAGGGCGAGTACCGCCAGGCCGACTTCGGCAGCCAGATGCGCACCTACTACCTGCACCCCTACACCCTGGTCAAAGATCACCGCACCGACCAGGAGACCAGCGATGTGCAGGCGGTGCTGGATGGCGCGCTCGAACCCTTTATCGAGTCGTATCTGCGCTGGAACGTCGGGCGCGACGCCTAG
- a CDS encoding CPBP family intramembrane metalloprotease, with the protein MTTISSPSYGQDSPEAQPRPAQRWWLILGFLLLPLVLALLGWLLGSPGAELGQIAQGAVEALPFMLLAVLAYLGQRHALGMVGALLALLALLGGGGLMIMLVSWTTLAPNMQAGDPTLVDGGGAKLVWLGVGVLAAWVAAGIVALPPVRRRLSRVIPIDPSSFVHTVMLSVVVGTTLLCFLPLVVLGEPPLLTMVRQMGLGESINEGRSDTGMLLSTIYGLLWLVPATVFAVGYGQVRSLRQTCQRLGLVRPSLRQVAVGLGAAVALVLAVTALSAGVDWLWGALGWPKTDSEAFGSLLSFAISPVGAVVIGVTAGLGEELAVRGVLQARAGILLSNLFFVSLHALQYSWDSLLVVFLVGMALGVLRKRTNTSTSAIAHGTYDFLLILASALQIPGLGE; encoded by the coding sequence ATGACCACGATCTCCTCCCCCTCGTATGGGCAGGATTCCCCCGAGGCCCAGCCCCGCCCAGCCCAGCGCTGGTGGCTCATCCTCGGCTTTCTGCTGCTGCCGCTGGTGCTGGCGCTGCTCGGCTGGCTGCTCGGCAGCCCGGGTGCCGAGCTCGGGCAGATAGCCCAGGGTGCGGTCGAGGCACTGCCGTTTATGCTGCTGGCGGTGCTGGCCTACCTGGGGCAGCGCCACGCCCTGGGCATGGTCGGCGCGCTGCTGGCGCTGCTGGCGCTGCTGGGCGGCGGCGGGCTGATGATCATGCTGGTGAGCTGGACAACGCTCGCGCCCAATATGCAGGCGGGCGACCCGACCCTGGTGGATGGCGGTGGGGCCAAGCTGGTGTGGCTGGGCGTCGGCGTGCTGGCCGCATGGGTGGCGGCAGGTATTGTGGCGCTGCCCCCAGTGCGCCGGAGGCTCAGCCGGGTCATCCCGATCGACCCGTCGTCGTTTGTGCACACCGTGATGCTGTCCGTGGTGGTCGGCACCACGCTGCTGTGCTTCCTGCCGCTGGTGGTGCTGGGCGAGCCGCCGCTGCTGACCATGGTGCGCCAGATGGGGCTGGGCGAGTCGATCAACGAAGGCCGCAGCGACACCGGCATGCTGCTGAGCACGATCTACGGCCTGCTGTGGCTGGTGCCGGCCACGGTGTTCGCGGTGGGCTACGGCCAGGTGCGCAGCCTGCGCCAGACCTGCCAGCGACTGGGTCTGGTGCGGCCCTCGCTGCGCCAGGTGGCCGTGGGCCTGGGCGCGGCGGTGGCGCTGGTGCTGGCCGTCACCGCGCTCTCGGCTGGGGTAGATTGGCTGTGGGGCGCGCTGGGCTGGCCCAAGACCGACAGCGAGGCCTTCGGCAGCCTGCTCAGCTTCGCCATCAGCCCGGTGGGCGCGGTGGTGATCGGCGTCACCGCCGGGCTGGGAGAGGAGCTGGCGGTGCGCGGCGTGCTGCAGGCCAGGGCGGGCATCCTGCTCTCCAACCTGTTCTTTGTCAGCCTGCACGCCCTGCAGTACAGCTGGGACTCGCTGCTGGTGGTCTTCTTGGTCGGCATGGCGCTGGGCGTGCTGCGCAAGCGCACCAACACCAGCACCAGCGCGATCGCCCACGGCACCTACGATTTCCTGCTGATCCTGGCAAGCGCGCTGCAGATTCCTGGCCTCGGCGAGTAG
- a CDS encoding YitT family protein has product MKMKQIWPVLKDYTMMTVGAVLVAASINLFFVPNNVVTGGIMGVAMMLYSFFGLPIGVVTLAANIPLFIIGWRQLGGFMFGVRTLYATVVVSVAIDLLAPFMHSVTKDPLLYILYGALLDGIGVGLVFRARGTTGGIDILARLLEQRFGIQPGRSLLVMNIVVFGGAFFSYGSEPVLYAILAAFIGSFVLDYTLAAGGSARQALIISSKPEAVTHALLHDLGRGVTMLEGKGGYTGDQRAVLLCVVSRNEISFVKNIVSAADPHAFLIIGDVSEVLGEGFRTFAHRPEPQPAVVSTPALATGEEKAV; this is encoded by the coding sequence ATGAAGATGAAACAGATCTGGCCGGTGCTAAAAGACTATACGATGATGACGGTGGGCGCGGTGCTGGTGGCCGCGTCGATCAACCTGTTCTTTGTGCCAAATAATGTGGTGACGGGCGGCATCATGGGCGTGGCTATGATGCTCTACAGCTTCTTCGGCCTGCCGATCGGCGTGGTGACGCTGGCGGCCAACATCCCGCTGTTTATCATCGGCTGGAGGCAGCTGGGCGGGTTCATGTTTGGGGTGCGCACGCTCTACGCCACGGTGGTAGTCTCGGTGGCGATCGACCTGCTCGCGCCCTTCATGCACTCGGTCACCAAGGATCCGCTGCTCTACATCCTCTATGGGGCGCTGCTGGATGGCATCGGCGTGGGTCTGGTGTTCCGCGCGCGCGGCACCACCGGCGGCATCGACATCCTGGCGCGGCTGCTGGAGCAGCGCTTCGGCATCCAGCCTGGGCGCAGCCTGCTGGTGATGAACATTGTGGTGTTCGGCGGGGCATTTTTCAGCTATGGCTCCGAGCCGGTGCTCTACGCCATCCTGGCCGCGTTTATCGGCAGCTTCGTGCTGGACTACACGCTGGCGGCGGGCGGCAGCGCGCGCCAGGCGCTGATCATCAGCAGCAAGCCCGAGGCGGTGACGCACGCGCTACTGCACGATCTTGGGCGCGGCGTGACCATGCTGGAGGGGAAGGGGGGCTATACAGGGGATCAGCGGGCGGTGCTGTTGTGCGTGGTGTCGCGCAATGAGATCAGCTTTGTGAAGAACATCGTATCGGCTGCCGATCCGCATGCCTTCCTGATCATCGGTGATGTGAGCGAGGTGCTGGGGGAGGGGTTCCGCACCTTTGCCCACCGGCCCGAGCCGCAGCCAGCGGTGGTGAGCACCCCGGCGCTGGCTACTGGCGAGGAGAAAGCTGTGTAG
- a CDS encoding YggS family pyridoxal phosphate-dependent enzyme — protein MESLADRIAQIQERIDRAARAAQRDPQTVRLIGVSKTFPMERIAEALAAGLRDFGESRIQEAEQKILGLPGQGARWHLIGHLQSNKAKRAAALFDCLHSVNSLRLAQAISRHVQEAGQPPREALLQVNVSGEASKEGFDLAMWQDRPAAAHGFFADVAQALALPGLRITGLMTIAPYGDDPLPTFRAARLLREELARRFPAAPWAELSMGMSEDFEAAIAEGATMVRVGRAIFGQR, from the coding sequence GTGGAATCTCTAGCAGATCGGATCGCGCAGATCCAGGAGCGCATCGACCGAGCCGCGCGCGCCGCCCAGCGCGACCCGCAGACCGTGCGGCTGATCGGGGTCTCGAAAACCTTCCCCATGGAGCGGATCGCCGAGGCCCTGGCGGCGGGCCTGCGCGACTTCGGCGAGAGCCGCATCCAGGAGGCCGAGCAGAAGATCCTGGGCCTGCCGGGCCAGGGGGCTAGGTGGCACCTGATCGGCCACCTCCAGTCGAACAAGGCCAAGCGCGCCGCAGCCCTGTTCGACTGCCTTCACTCGGTCAATAGCCTGCGGCTGGCCCAGGCTATCTCCCGCCATGTGCAGGAGGCCGGGCAGCCGCCCCGCGAGGCCCTGCTGCAGGTCAACGTCTCTGGCGAGGCCTCCAAGGAGGGCTTCGACCTAGCCATGTGGCAGGATCGCCCCGCCGCCGCCCATGGCTTCTTCGCCGATGTGGCGCAGGCGCTGGCCCTGCCGGGGCTGCGCATCACCGGCCTGATGACCATCGCGCCCTATGGCGATGACCCGCTGCCCACCTTCCGCGCCGCCCGCCTGCTGCGCGAGGAGCTGGCCCGCCGCTTCCCCGCCGCGCCCTGGGCCGAGCTATCCATGGGCATGTCCGAGGACTTCGAGGCCGCCATCGCCGAGGGCGCGACCATGGTGCGGGTCGGGCGGGCGATCTTCGGCCAGCGCTAG
- a CDS encoding alpha/beta hydrolase — protein MRNTLLALVAVVVLAVAGFVAWAELPLGAQDVALAALRSDDRVVVSEGRWLAFQPAGGAGDTGLIFYPGARVDERAYAPVLRQIAAQGYLVVLVPMPLHLAIFDGDAADDVRVAYPDVRRWVLAGHSMGGAMAASYAHARPDALAGIALWAAYPQASDSLADRTGLRALAVFGELHGLVSPDERAQAQERMPPDMRTLVIAGGNHAQFGSYGAQPGDAPAAIDAAAQQAQVVSATLDLLWDVAAAP, from the coding sequence ATGCGGAATACCCTGCTGGCGCTGGTGGCCGTGGTGGTGCTGGCCGTGGCGGGCTTTGTGGCCTGGGCCGAGCTGCCGCTGGGCGCGCAGGATGTGGCGCTGGCCGCGCTGCGCTCGGATGATCGCGTGGTGGTGAGCGAGGGGCGCTGGCTGGCGTTTCAGCCTGCGGGCGGGGCGGGCGACACTGGCCTGATCTTCTACCCCGGCGCGCGCGTGGACGAGCGGGCCTACGCGCCCGTGCTGCGCCAGATCGCCGCGCAGGGCTACCTGGTGGTGCTGGTGCCCATGCCGCTGCACCTGGCGATCTTCGACGGCGACGCTGCGGATGACGTGCGCGTGGCCTACCCGGATGTGCGGCGCTGGGTGCTGGCCGGCCACTCGATGGGCGGCGCGATGGCCGCGAGCTACGCCCACGCCCGCCCCGATGCACTGGCGGGCATTGCGCTGTGGGCGGCCTACCCGCAGGCTAGCGACAGCCTGGCCGACCGCACCGGGCTGCGTGCGCTGGCGGTGTTTGGCGAGCTGCATGGCCTAGTCTCGCCCGATGAGCGGGCGCAGGCCCAGGAGCGCATGCCGCCCGATATGCGCACCCTGGTGATCGCGGGCGGCAACCACGCGCAGTTCGGCAGCTACGGCGCGCAGCCGGGCGACGCGCCCGCCGCCATCGACGCGGCGGCCCAGCAGGCCCAGGTGGTGAGCGCCACGCTCGACCTGCTGTGGGATGTGGCTGCCGCGCCCTAG
- the sucD gene encoding succinate--CoA ligase subunit alpha yields the protein MSILIDNNTRLVVQGITGNEGTFHARAMLDYGTNVVAGVTPGRGGQQAVDGRVPVFNTVAEAVKATGANTSVIYVPAPFAPDAIREAAAAGIALIVCITEGIPANDMIATYAYVQEKGARLIGPNCPGLLTPGAAKVGIIPGNIVAAGPVGVVSKSGTLTYEAVDALTRLGLGQSTIVGIGGDPVIGTSFIDVLALFQADAQTEAIVLIGEIGGDAEIQAARYIKEHVTKPVVGFIAGQTAPEGKRMGHAGAIISGGEGTAQEKIAALEAVGVKVARQPTDIALLVKEAMQA from the coding sequence ATGAGCATCCTGATCGATAACAACACCCGCTTGGTTGTCCAGGGTATCACCGGTAACGAGGGCACCTTTCACGCCCGCGCCATGCTGGACTATGGCACCAACGTGGTAGCTGGCGTCACGCCGGGCCGTGGTGGGCAGCAGGCCGTCGATGGCAGGGTTCCCGTATTCAACACCGTCGCCGAGGCCGTGAAGGCCACCGGCGCAAACACCTCGGTGATCTACGTGCCCGCGCCCTTCGCCCCCGACGCCATCCGCGAGGCTGCCGCCGCCGGTATCGCGCTGATCGTCTGCATCACTGAGGGCATCCCCGCCAACGACATGATCGCCACCTACGCCTATGTCCAGGAGAAGGGCGCGCGCCTGATCGGCCCCAACTGTCCCGGCCTGCTCACCCCCGGCGCGGCCAAGGTCGGCATCATCCCCGGCAACATCGTGGCCGCTGGCCCGGTGGGCGTGGTCTCGAAGTCGGGCACGCTCACCTACGAGGCGGTCGATGCGCTCACGCGGCTGGGCCTGGGCCAGAGCACGATCGTGGGCATCGGCGGCGACCCGGTCATCGGCACCAGCTTCATCGATGTGCTGGCGCTGTTCCAAGCAGATGCGCAGACCGAGGCGATCGTGCTGATCGGCGAGATCGGCGGCGACGCCGAGATCCAGGCTGCCCGCTACATCAAGGAGCACGTCACCAAGCCGGTGGTCGGCTTTATCGCCGGGCAGACCGCCCCTGAGGGCAAGCGCATGGGCCACGCGGGCGCGATCATCTCGGGCGGCGAGGGCACCGCGCAGGAGAAGATCGCCGCGCTGGAGGCGGTGGGTGTGAAGGTGGCCCGCCAGCCCACCGACATCGCCCTGCTGGTGAAAGAGGCGATGCAGGCGTAG
- a CDS encoding ATP-binding cassette domain-containing protein, whose product MTQGVAIQLERVEKRFAAQPVLSRLDLAIAPGEFVAVIGKSGSGKSTLLRLVAGLDVPSAGAVVIDGQPLRARNSEARVMFQDARLLPWKSVLENVGLGLPASGLGQRAAEALEHVGLHDRGGAWPLVLSGGERQRVALARALVSGPRLLLLDEPLGALDALTRIEMQLLIERLWQEQGFTAVLITHDVEEAVALADRVVLIEHGQIALDQRVDLPRPRARGSAAFAALKGQLLQRVIGSGWDV is encoded by the coding sequence ATGACACAAGGGGTAGCGATCCAGCTGGAGCGGGTCGAGAAGCGCTTTGCTGCGCAGCCGGTGCTCAGCCGCCTGGATCTGGCGATAGCGCCCGGCGAGTTTGTCGCGGTGATCGGCAAGAGCGGCAGCGGCAAGAGCACGCTGCTGCGGCTGGTGGCCGGGCTGGATGTGCCCAGCGCCGGTGCGGTGGTGATCGACGGCCAGCCGCTGCGGGCACGCAACAGCGAGGCCCGCGTGATGTTCCAGGATGCGCGGCTGCTGCCCTGGAAGAGCGTGCTGGAGAACGTGGGGCTTGGCCTGCCCGCCAGCGGCCTGGGCCAGCGCGCCGCCGAGGCGCTGGAGCACGTGGGCCTGCACGACCGGGGCGGCGCGTGGCCGCTGGTGCTCTCCGGCGGCGAGCGCCAGCGTGTGGCCCTGGCCCGCGCCCTGGTGAGCGGCCCGCGCCTGCTGCTGCTCGATGAGCCGCTGGGCGCGCTGGATGCGCTCACCCGCATCGAGATGCAGCTGCTGATCGAGCGGCTCTGGCAGGAGCAGGGCTTCACGGCGGTGCTGATCACGCACGATGTGGAGGAGGCGGTGGCCCTGGCCGACCGCGTGGTGCTGATCGAGCACGGCCAGATCGCCCTGGATCAGCGGGTCGATCTGCCGCGCCCCCGCGCGCGCGGCAGCGCGGCCTTCGCGGCGCTGAAGGGCCAGCTGCTTCAGCGCGTGATCGGCAGCGGCTGGGACGTGTAG